Proteins encoded in a region of the Labrus bergylta chromosome 9, fLabBer1.1, whole genome shotgun sequence genome:
- the hnrnph1 gene encoding heterogeneous nuclear ribonucleoprotein H isoform X1 — MADEGYVVRIRGLPWSCSVDEVQRFFSDCKVITNGGGIHFTYTREGRPSGEAFVELESEEDLKIAVKKDRETMGHRYVEVFKSNNVEMDWVMKHTGPNCPETAGDGLVRLRGLPFGCSKEEIVQFFSGLEIVPNGITLPVDIQGRSTGEAFVQFASQDIAEKALKKHKERIGHRYIEIFKSSRAEVRTHYEPQRKPMGMQRPGPYDRPSGGRGYNMMGRGGSYERMRRGGYGGGVSDGRYGDSGSSFQSTTGHCVHMRGLPYRATETDIYNFFSPLNPVRVHIEIGPDGRVTGEADVEFATHEDAVAAMSKDKANMQHRYVELFLNSTAGGSNGAYGSQMMGGMGSQSSYSGGQLSSGYSSGYSSQGNMGGYSDYSNQGGMGSSYYGGGGGGGSRGSMNGLGGGWGM; from the exons ATGGCTGATGAGGGATATGTAGTACGCATCAGGGGTCTACCATGGTCCTGCTCAGTTGATGAAGTACAGAGATTTTTTTCAG atTGCAAAGTCATCACTAATGGAGGGGGCATCCACTTCACCTACACAAGAGAGGGCCGTCCAAGTGGAGAGGCATTTGTTGAGTTGGAGTCGGAGGAAGACTTGAAGATTGCAGTGAAGAAGGACAGAGAAACGATGGGTCACAGATATGTCGAGG tttttaaatCCAACAATGTCGAGATGGACTGGGTTATGAAGCACACTGGTCCAAACTGTCCAGAAACAGCAGGAGATGGGCTGGTCCGGCTTCGAGGGCTTCCTTTTGGTTGCAGCAAAGAGGAGATAGTACAATTTTTCTCAG GGTTGGAAATCGTGCCAAATGGGATAACATTGCCGGTGGACATCCAGGGGAGGAGTACGGGGGAGGCCTTCGTGCAGTTTGCTTCACAGGATATAGCTGAAAAGGCtctaaagaaacacaaggaaagAATAGGGCACAG GTACATTGAGATCTTCAAGAGTAGCCGCGCTGAGGTGCGGACCCATTATGAACCCCAGAGAAAGCCAATGGGCATGCAGAGACCTGGCCCTTACGACAGGCCCTCTGGCGGTCGCGGCTACAACATGATGGGCCGAGGGGGATCCTATGAAAGAATGCGCCGTGGAGGCTATGGAGGAG GTGTATCAGATGGGCGGTATGGCGATAGCGGCTCCTCCTTCCAGAGCACAACAGGCCACTGTGTCCACATGAGGGGCCTGCCGTACAGAGCCACGGAAACGGACATCTACAAT TTCTTCTCGCCATTGAATCCAGTGCGGGTTCATATTGAGATTGGACCTGATGGCAGAGTAACCGGGGAGGCAGATGTGGAGTTTGCCACACACGAGGATGCTGTGGCAGCCATGTCAAAAGACAAAGCCAACATGC AGCACCGCTATGTGGAGCTGTTCTTGAATTCAACAGCCGGTGGGAGTAATGGAGCCTACGGCAGCCAAATGATGGGTGGCATGG GGAGTCAATCGTCTTATAGCGGTGGTCAGCTGAGCTCGGGGTACTCGAGTGGATACAGCAGCCAGGGCAACATGGGGGGCTACAGTGACTACA GTAACCAGGGCGGCATGGGAAGCAGTTACTATGGCGGCGGCGGTGGAGGAGGAAGCAGAGGCTCTATGAATGGACTGGGCGGGGGATGGGGAATGTAA
- the hnrnph1 gene encoding heterogeneous nuclear ribonucleoprotein H isoform X2, translating to MADEGYVVRIRGLPWSCSVDEVQRFFSDCKVITNGGGIHFTYTREGRPSGEAFVELESEEDLKIAVKKDRETMGHRYVEVFKSNNVEMDWVMKHTGPNCPETAGDGLVRLRGLPFGCSKEEIVQFFSGLEIVPNGITLPVDIQGRSTGEAFVQFASQDIAEKALKKHKERIGHRYIEIFKSSRAEVRTHYEPQRKPMGMQRPGPYDRPSGGRGYNMMGRGGSYERMRRGGYGGGVSDGRYGDSGSSFQSTTGHCVHMRGLPYRATETDIYNFFSPLNPVRVHIEIGPDGRVTGEADVEFATHEDAVAAMSKDKANMQHRYVELFLNSTAGGSNGAYGSQMMGGMGSQSSYSGGQLSSGYSSGYSSQGNMGGYSDYIR from the exons ATGGCTGATGAGGGATATGTAGTACGCATCAGGGGTCTACCATGGTCCTGCTCAGTTGATGAAGTACAGAGATTTTTTTCAG atTGCAAAGTCATCACTAATGGAGGGGGCATCCACTTCACCTACACAAGAGAGGGCCGTCCAAGTGGAGAGGCATTTGTTGAGTTGGAGTCGGAGGAAGACTTGAAGATTGCAGTGAAGAAGGACAGAGAAACGATGGGTCACAGATATGTCGAGG tttttaaatCCAACAATGTCGAGATGGACTGGGTTATGAAGCACACTGGTCCAAACTGTCCAGAAACAGCAGGAGATGGGCTGGTCCGGCTTCGAGGGCTTCCTTTTGGTTGCAGCAAAGAGGAGATAGTACAATTTTTCTCAG GGTTGGAAATCGTGCCAAATGGGATAACATTGCCGGTGGACATCCAGGGGAGGAGTACGGGGGAGGCCTTCGTGCAGTTTGCTTCACAGGATATAGCTGAAAAGGCtctaaagaaacacaaggaaagAATAGGGCACAG GTACATTGAGATCTTCAAGAGTAGCCGCGCTGAGGTGCGGACCCATTATGAACCCCAGAGAAAGCCAATGGGCATGCAGAGACCTGGCCCTTACGACAGGCCCTCTGGCGGTCGCGGCTACAACATGATGGGCCGAGGGGGATCCTATGAAAGAATGCGCCGTGGAGGCTATGGAGGAG GTGTATCAGATGGGCGGTATGGCGATAGCGGCTCCTCCTTCCAGAGCACAACAGGCCACTGTGTCCACATGAGGGGCCTGCCGTACAGAGCCACGGAAACGGACATCTACAAT TTCTTCTCGCCATTGAATCCAGTGCGGGTTCATATTGAGATTGGACCTGATGGCAGAGTAACCGGGGAGGCAGATGTGGAGTTTGCCACACACGAGGATGCTGTGGCAGCCATGTCAAAAGACAAAGCCAACATGC AGCACCGCTATGTGGAGCTGTTCTTGAATTCAACAGCCGGTGGGAGTAATGGAGCCTACGGCAGCCAAATGATGGGTGGCATGG GGAGTCAATCGTCTTATAGCGGTGGTCAGCTGAGCTCGGGGTACTCGAGTGGATACAGCAGCCAGGGCAACATGGGGGGCTACAGTGACTACA ttagGTAA